A portion of the Osmerus mordax isolate fOsmMor3 chromosome 22, fOsmMor3.pri, whole genome shotgun sequence genome contains these proteins:
- the ptk2ba gene encoding protein-tyrosine kinase 2-beta isoform X8, which translates to MSGDTATLSWRNVEPTSQSKLLDPTKTVAGNNTPAKIIKVCFTSNGSILGKNFKLVRCEDGWTIRAVVGAVLSSGCIGAGIRHAHCYGLLLKHLKSSEEHWLHPDLTVSELALRYQQQHLEAEWRYDLRIRYIPAEFMAKFKEDKTTMTFFYQQVRSDYMQHHASKVSDGMALQLGCLEIRRFYKDMNPNGLEKKTNFELLEKDVGLDLFFPRELIDSMKPKHLRKLVQQTFQGYSSLQEDQCMDRFFTALATCHDYTHESFACELVQDWKLAVDLVIGSAGVCHRADKSSVPVCLASFSQIQSIKCSQQEDNRGLLTVGIKESKQPLLVNTPSLATTENMADLIDGYCRLVNSTEASVIVRTCKRRVSNIALPAIPTCRSKEDSSVSVHGRRVGSEIYAEIPEGKEDRESRFRLSRDDIIVGRILGEGFFGEVHDGMYKSPTGERVRVAVKTCKDCSDEVKEKFLSEAVLMKSLDHPHIVRLIGAIEEDPVWIVMELYECGELGNYLVEKQHSLSRVTLVLYSLQICKALAYLEGLNMVHRDIAVRNVLVASSDCVKLGDFGLSRYIEEQEEYYKASVSRLPIKWMAPESINFRRFTSASDVWMFGVCVWEVLSVGQQPFFWLQNGEVINQLEVGVRLPQPPLCPGELYSLLTQCWSYDPHTRPRFTKVVCELSDIYRKMEKQQEGDRMTEAPPKPSRPSKPPGVHGNTLPPGMRMERLGSLRGSSAALNSSSCGWNTGGSLPRSLQRQMSFGGEADERQAWERERVEDTLRRQKQEMQSDKRWLEQEERLLDPSVKPDLEVPMLPERETGGAGAPEKPPKPASQQQMPTAELDRSGDQVYLGVMAMVKDVVELKNKVNTLPASEYPNAVKAVALTLRSLICSVDEILPSLHSSVRTEIEGTERLLNKDLGELISKMRLAQQNSVTSLKEECCKQMLSAAHTLALDSKNLLDAVDQARVRANLARPTPDSPGPDSPRPDSPGPDPPGTDSAQPSATVL; encoded by the exons ATGTCGGGGGACACCGCCACCCTGTCCTGGAGGAATGTTGAGCCAACCAGCCAATCAAAGCTGTTAGACCCCACAAAGACGGTTGCCGGTAACAACACTCCAGCGAAGATCATCAAAGTGTGTTTCACCAGCAACGGCTCCATCCTGGGGAAGAACTTTAAACTGGTCCGGTGTGAGGATGGATGGACCATCAGG GCTGTGGTGGGTGCGGTGTTGTCCAGCGGGTGTATCGGAGCGGGGATTCGCCACGCACACTGCTACGGCCTCCTGCTCAAACACCTCAAGTCCAGCGAGGAGCACTGGCTGCACCCTGACCTCACTGTGTCAGAGCTCGCCCTGCGCTACCAGCAGCAGCACCTGGAGGCCGAGTggag atatGATCTGAGGATAAGGTACATCCCAGCTGAATTTATGGCGAAGTTTAAAGAGGACAAAACCACCATGACGTTCTTCTACCAACAG gtgcGTAGTGACTACATGCAGCACCATGCCAGTAAAGTGAGTGATGGCATGGCCTTGCAGTTAGGCTGTCTGGAGATTAG GAGATTCTATAAGGATATGAACCCCAACGGACTGGAAAAGAAGACCAATTTCGAACTACTGGA AAAGGATGTGGGTCTTGATTTATTTTTTCCCAGGGAGTTAATAGACAGCATGAAG CCTAAGCACCTCCGTAAGCTGGTGCAGCAGACGTTCCAGGGCTACTCCAGCCTGCAGGAGGACCAGTGCATGGATCGCTTCTTCACCGCGCTGGCCACCTGCCACGACTACACACATGAGAGCTTCGCCTGCGAACTGGTG CAAGATTGGAAACTGGCAGTAGACCTGGTCATTGGTTCTGCAGGGGTCTGCCATCGTGCTGACAAAAGCTCTGTG cctgtttGCTTGGCCAGTTTCTCTCAGATACAAAGTATTAAATGTTCCCAGCAAGAAGACAACAGAGGACTGCTCACAGTCGGTATCAAGGAATCCAAACAG cCTCTGCTGGTGAACACGCCCTCTTTGGCCACAACTGAGAACATGGCTGACCTCATAGATGGTTACTGTCGCCTGGTGAACTCCACGGAGGCCTCTGTCATAGTCAGGACGTGCAAGAGGAGAGTGTCCAATATCGCTCTACCTGCCATCCCCacatg CAGGAGCAAGGAGGACTCTAGTGTAAGTGTTCACGGACGCCGTGTGG GTTCTGAGATCTACGCTGAGATCCCAGAAGGTAAAGAAGACCGTG agagCAGGTTCCGCCTGTCTAGAGATGACATCATTGTGGGACGCATCCTGGGGGAGGGCTTCTTTGGAGAGGTGCATGATGGGATGTATAAAAGCCCA acaggggagagagttcGAGTAGCAGTGAAGACGTGTAAGGACTGTAGTGACGAGGTGAAGGAGAAGTTTCTGAGTGAGGCTG TGTTGATGAAGAGTCTGGACCACCCCCACATCGTGCGCCTGATTGGGGCGATCGAAGAGGACCCTGTGTGGATCGTCATGGAGCTCTATGAatgtggggag ttggGGAACTACTTGGTTGAGAAGCAGCACAGTCTGAGCAGGGTGACTCTGGTCCTCTACAGTCTGCAGATCTGCAAAGCTCTGGCCTACCTGGAGGGCCTTAACATGGTGcacag AGACATAGCGGTGCGGAACGTTCTAGTGGCATCTTCTGACTGTGTGAAGTTGGGAGACTTCGGCCTGTCTCGCTACattgaggagcaggaggagtacTATAaag CGTCTGTGAGCCGATTGCCTATCAAGTGGATGGCCCCAGAGTCCATCAACTTCAGACGGTTCACCTCTGCTAGTGATGTCTGGATGTTTG gcgtgtgtgtgtgggaggtgctgTCTGTGGGGCAGCAGCCGTTCTTCTGGCTACAGAACGGGGAGGTGATCAaccagctggaggtaggggtgcgtctgccccagccccccctctgccccgggGAGCTCTACTCCCTGCTGACGCAGTGCTGGAGCTATGACCCCCACACACGGCCCCGCTTCACAAAGGTGGTCTGTGAGCTCAG tgatatATACAGGAAGATGGAAAAGCAGCAGGaaggtgacaggatgacagaaGCCCCCCCTAAG CCATCAAGGCCATCAAAGCCACCTGGTGTCCATGGGAACACTCTCCCTCCGGGCATGCGGATGGAG agacTAGGGTCTCTGCGTGGAAGCTCCGCTGCGCTCAATAGCTCCTCATGCGGTTGGAACACTGGTGGCTCCCTCCCACGGTCACTGCAGCGACAGATGAGCTTTGGG ggagaggcagatgaGAGGCAggcgtgggagagagagagggtggaggacacACTGCGAAGACAGAAGCAGGAAATGCAATCTGACAAGCGGtggctggagcaggaggagaggctgcta GATCCATCTGTTAAACCAGATTTGGAGGTTCCTATg ctgccagagagggagacaggaggagcag GTGCTCCAGAGAAGCCTCCTAAGCCAGCAAGCCAACAG CAGATGCCCACTGCTGAGCTGGACCGATCAGGTGACCAGGTGTACCTTGGTGTCATGGCGATGGTGAAGGACGTGGTTGAGCTGAAGAACAAAGTCAACACACTGCCGGCCTCAGAGTATCCCAACGCTGTGAAG GCGGTGGCTTTAACTCTTCGTAGTTTGATTTGTAGTGTTGATGAGATCCTGCCATCCCTGCACAGCTCTGTAAGGACAGAG ATTGAGGGCACTGAGAGACTGCTGAATAAAGACCTGGGGGAGCTGATCAGTAAGATGCGATTGGCCCAGCAGAactctgtgacatcactgaAGGAGGAGTGCTGCAAGCAGATGCTTTCCGCCGCCCACACGCTGGCACTGGACTCTAAGAACCTGCTGGACGCCGTGGACCAGGCCCGGGTCAGAGCCAACCTGGCCAGACCAACGCCAGACTCACCGGGGCCAGACTCACCGAGGCCAGACTCACCAGGGCCAGACCCACCGGGGACAGACTCAGCCCAACCAAGTGCCACGGTTCTATGA
- the ptk2ba gene encoding protein-tyrosine kinase 2-beta isoform X9, whose amino-acid sequence MSGDTATLSWRNVEPTSQSKLLDPTKTVAGNNTPAKIIKVCFTSNGSILGKNFKLVRCEDGWTIRAVVGAVLSSGCIGAGIRHAHCYGLLLKHLKSSEEHWLHPDLTVSELALRYQQQHLEAEWRYDLRIRYIPAEFMAKFKEDKTTMTFFYQQVRSDYMQHHASKVSDGMALQLGCLEIRRFYKDMNPNGLEKKTNFELLEKDVGLDLFFPRELIDSMKPKHLRKLVQQTFQGYSSLQEDQCMDRFFTALATCHDYTHESFACELVQDWKLAVDLVIGSAGVCHRADKSSVPVCLASFSQIQSIKCSQQEDNRGLLTVGIKESKQPLLVNTPSLATTENMADLIDGYCRLVNSTEASVIVRTCKRRVSNIALPAIPTCRSKEDSSVSVHGRRVGSEIYAEIPEGKEDRESRFRLSRDDIIVGRILGEGFFGEVHDGMYKSPTGERVRVAVKTCKDCSDEVKEKFLSEAVLMKSLDHPHIVRLIGAIEEDPVWIVMELYECGELGNYLVEKQHSLSRVTLVLYSLQICKALAYLEGLNMVHRDIAVRNVLVASSDCVKLGDFGLSRYIEEQEEYYKASVSRLPIKWMAPESINFRRFTSASDVWMFGVCVWEVLSVGQQPFFWLQNGEVINQLEVGVRLPQPPLCPGELYSLLTQCWSYDPHTRPRFTKVVCELSDIYRKMEKQQEGDRMTEAPPKPSRPSKPPGVHGNTLPPGMRMERLGSLRGSSAALNSSSCGWNTGGSLPRSLQRQMSFGEGEADERQAWERERVEDTLRRQKQEMQSDKRWLEQEERLLDPSVKPDLEVPMLPERETGGAGAPEKPPKPASQQMPTAELDRSGDQVYLGVMAMVKDVVELKNKVNTLPASEYPNAVKAVALTLRSLICSVDEILPSLHSSVRTEIEGTERLLNKDLGELISKMRLAQQNSVTSLKEECCKQMLSAAHTLALDSKNLLDAVDQARVRANLARPTPDSPGPDSPRPDSPGPDPPGTDSAQPSATVL is encoded by the exons ATGTCGGGGGACACCGCCACCCTGTCCTGGAGGAATGTTGAGCCAACCAGCCAATCAAAGCTGTTAGACCCCACAAAGACGGTTGCCGGTAACAACACTCCAGCGAAGATCATCAAAGTGTGTTTCACCAGCAACGGCTCCATCCTGGGGAAGAACTTTAAACTGGTCCGGTGTGAGGATGGATGGACCATCAGG GCTGTGGTGGGTGCGGTGTTGTCCAGCGGGTGTATCGGAGCGGGGATTCGCCACGCACACTGCTACGGCCTCCTGCTCAAACACCTCAAGTCCAGCGAGGAGCACTGGCTGCACCCTGACCTCACTGTGTCAGAGCTCGCCCTGCGCTACCAGCAGCAGCACCTGGAGGCCGAGTggag atatGATCTGAGGATAAGGTACATCCCAGCTGAATTTATGGCGAAGTTTAAAGAGGACAAAACCACCATGACGTTCTTCTACCAACAG gtgcGTAGTGACTACATGCAGCACCATGCCAGTAAAGTGAGTGATGGCATGGCCTTGCAGTTAGGCTGTCTGGAGATTAG GAGATTCTATAAGGATATGAACCCCAACGGACTGGAAAAGAAGACCAATTTCGAACTACTGGA AAAGGATGTGGGTCTTGATTTATTTTTTCCCAGGGAGTTAATAGACAGCATGAAG CCTAAGCACCTCCGTAAGCTGGTGCAGCAGACGTTCCAGGGCTACTCCAGCCTGCAGGAGGACCAGTGCATGGATCGCTTCTTCACCGCGCTGGCCACCTGCCACGACTACACACATGAGAGCTTCGCCTGCGAACTGGTG CAAGATTGGAAACTGGCAGTAGACCTGGTCATTGGTTCTGCAGGGGTCTGCCATCGTGCTGACAAAAGCTCTGTG cctgtttGCTTGGCCAGTTTCTCTCAGATACAAAGTATTAAATGTTCCCAGCAAGAAGACAACAGAGGACTGCTCACAGTCGGTATCAAGGAATCCAAACAG cCTCTGCTGGTGAACACGCCCTCTTTGGCCACAACTGAGAACATGGCTGACCTCATAGATGGTTACTGTCGCCTGGTGAACTCCACGGAGGCCTCTGTCATAGTCAGGACGTGCAAGAGGAGAGTGTCCAATATCGCTCTACCTGCCATCCCCacatg CAGGAGCAAGGAGGACTCTAGTGTAAGTGTTCACGGACGCCGTGTGG GTTCTGAGATCTACGCTGAGATCCCAGAAGGTAAAGAAGACCGTG agagCAGGTTCCGCCTGTCTAGAGATGACATCATTGTGGGACGCATCCTGGGGGAGGGCTTCTTTGGAGAGGTGCATGATGGGATGTATAAAAGCCCA acaggggagagagttcGAGTAGCAGTGAAGACGTGTAAGGACTGTAGTGACGAGGTGAAGGAGAAGTTTCTGAGTGAGGCTG TGTTGATGAAGAGTCTGGACCACCCCCACATCGTGCGCCTGATTGGGGCGATCGAAGAGGACCCTGTGTGGATCGTCATGGAGCTCTATGAatgtggggag ttggGGAACTACTTGGTTGAGAAGCAGCACAGTCTGAGCAGGGTGACTCTGGTCCTCTACAGTCTGCAGATCTGCAAAGCTCTGGCCTACCTGGAGGGCCTTAACATGGTGcacag AGACATAGCGGTGCGGAACGTTCTAGTGGCATCTTCTGACTGTGTGAAGTTGGGAGACTTCGGCCTGTCTCGCTACattgaggagcaggaggagtacTATAaag CGTCTGTGAGCCGATTGCCTATCAAGTGGATGGCCCCAGAGTCCATCAACTTCAGACGGTTCACCTCTGCTAGTGATGTCTGGATGTTTG gcgtgtgtgtgtgggaggtgctgTCTGTGGGGCAGCAGCCGTTCTTCTGGCTACAGAACGGGGAGGTGATCAaccagctggaggtaggggtgcgtctgccccagccccccctctgccccgggGAGCTCTACTCCCTGCTGACGCAGTGCTGGAGCTATGACCCCCACACACGGCCCCGCTTCACAAAGGTGGTCTGTGAGCTCAG tgatatATACAGGAAGATGGAAAAGCAGCAGGaaggtgacaggatgacagaaGCCCCCCCTAAG CCATCAAGGCCATCAAAGCCACCTGGTGTCCATGGGAACACTCTCCCTCCGGGCATGCGGATGGAG agacTAGGGTCTCTGCGTGGAAGCTCCGCTGCGCTCAATAGCTCCTCATGCGGTTGGAACACTGGTGGCTCCCTCCCACGGTCACTGCAGCGACAGATGAGCTTTGG ggagggagaggcagatgaGAGGCAggcgtgggagagagagagggtggaggacacACTGCGAAGACAGAAGCAGGAAATGCAATCTGACAAGCGGtggctggagcaggaggagaggctgcta GATCCATCTGTTAAACCAGATTTGGAGGTTCCTATg ctgccagagagggagacaggaggagcag GTGCTCCAGAGAAGCCTCCTAAGCCAGCAAGCCAACAG ATGCCCACTGCTGAGCTGGACCGATCAGGTGACCAGGTGTACCTTGGTGTCATGGCGATGGTGAAGGACGTGGTTGAGCTGAAGAACAAAGTCAACACACTGCCGGCCTCAGAGTATCCCAACGCTGTGAAG GCGGTGGCTTTAACTCTTCGTAGTTTGATTTGTAGTGTTGATGAGATCCTGCCATCCCTGCACAGCTCTGTAAGGACAGAG ATTGAGGGCACTGAGAGACTGCTGAATAAAGACCTGGGGGAGCTGATCAGTAAGATGCGATTGGCCCAGCAGAactctgtgacatcactgaAGGAGGAGTGCTGCAAGCAGATGCTTTCCGCCGCCCACACGCTGGCACTGGACTCTAAGAACCTGCTGGACGCCGTGGACCAGGCCCGGGTCAGAGCCAACCTGGCCAGACCAACGCCAGACTCACCGGGGCCAGACTCACCGAGGCCAGACTCACCAGGGCCAGACCCACCGGGGACAGACTCAGCCCAACCAAGTGCCACGGTTCTATGA
- the ptk2ba gene encoding protein-tyrosine kinase 2-beta isoform X1, with product MSGDTATLSWRNVEPTSQSKLLDPTKTVAGNNTPAKIIKVCFTSNGSILGKNFKLVRCEDGWTIRAVVGAVLSSGCIGAGIRHAHCYGLLLKHLKSSEEHWLHPDLTVSELALRYQQQHLEAEWRYDLRIRYIPAEFMAKFKEDKTTMTFFYQQVRSDYMQHHASKVSDGMALQLGCLEIRRFYKDMNPNGLEKKTNFELLDVCLSPFRKDVGLDLFFPRELIDSMKPKHLRKLVQQTFQGYSSLQEDQCMDRFFTALATCHDYTHESFACELVQDWKLAVDLVIGSAGVCHRADKSSVPVCLASFSQIQSIKCSQQEDNRGLLTVGIKESKQPLLVNTPSLATTENMADLIDGYCRLVNSTEASVIVRTCKRRVSNIALPAIPTCRSKEDSSVSVHGRRVGSEIYAEIPEGKEDRESRFRLSRDDIIVGRILGEGFFGEVHDGMYKSPTGERVRVAVKTCKDCSDEVKEKFLSEAVLMKSLDHPHIVRLIGAIEEDPVWIVMELYECGELGNYLVEKQHSLSRVTLVLYSLQICKALAYLEGLNMVHRDIAVRNVLVASSDCVKLGDFGLSRYIEEQEEYYKASVSRLPIKWMAPESINFRRFTSASDVWMFGVCVWEVLSVGQQPFFWLQNGEVINQLEVGVRLPQPPLCPGELYSLLTQCWSYDPHTRPRFTKVVCELSDIYRKMEKQQEGDRMTEAPPKPSRPSKPPGVHGNTLPPGMRMERLGSLRGSSAALNSSSCGWNTGGSLPRSLQRQMSFGEGEADERQAWERERVEDTLRRQKQEMQSDKRWLEQEERLLDPSVKPDLEVPMLPERETGGAGAPEKPPKPASQQQMPTAELDRSGDQVYLGVMAMVKDVVELKNKVNTLPASEYPNAVKAVALTLRSLICSVDEILPSLHSSVRTEIEGTERLLNKDLGELISKMRLAQQNSVTSLKEECCKQMLSAAHTLALDSKNLLDAVDQARVRANLARPTPDSPGPDSPRPDSPGPDPPGTDSAQPSATVL from the exons ATGTCGGGGGACACCGCCACCCTGTCCTGGAGGAATGTTGAGCCAACCAGCCAATCAAAGCTGTTAGACCCCACAAAGACGGTTGCCGGTAACAACACTCCAGCGAAGATCATCAAAGTGTGTTTCACCAGCAACGGCTCCATCCTGGGGAAGAACTTTAAACTGGTCCGGTGTGAGGATGGATGGACCATCAGG GCTGTGGTGGGTGCGGTGTTGTCCAGCGGGTGTATCGGAGCGGGGATTCGCCACGCACACTGCTACGGCCTCCTGCTCAAACACCTCAAGTCCAGCGAGGAGCACTGGCTGCACCCTGACCTCACTGTGTCAGAGCTCGCCCTGCGCTACCAGCAGCAGCACCTGGAGGCCGAGTggag atatGATCTGAGGATAAGGTACATCCCAGCTGAATTTATGGCGAAGTTTAAAGAGGACAAAACCACCATGACGTTCTTCTACCAACAG gtgcGTAGTGACTACATGCAGCACCATGCCAGTAAAGTGAGTGATGGCATGGCCTTGCAGTTAGGCTGTCTGGAGATTAG GAGATTCTATAAGGATATGAACCCCAACGGACTGGAAAAGAAGACCAATTTCGAACTACTGGA tgtgtgtttatctcctTTCAGAAAGGATGTGGGTCTTGATTTATTTTTTCCCAGGGAGTTAATAGACAGCATGAAG CCTAAGCACCTCCGTAAGCTGGTGCAGCAGACGTTCCAGGGCTACTCCAGCCTGCAGGAGGACCAGTGCATGGATCGCTTCTTCACCGCGCTGGCCACCTGCCACGACTACACACATGAGAGCTTCGCCTGCGAACTGGTG CAAGATTGGAAACTGGCAGTAGACCTGGTCATTGGTTCTGCAGGGGTCTGCCATCGTGCTGACAAAAGCTCTGTG cctgtttGCTTGGCCAGTTTCTCTCAGATACAAAGTATTAAATGTTCCCAGCAAGAAGACAACAGAGGACTGCTCACAGTCGGTATCAAGGAATCCAAACAG cCTCTGCTGGTGAACACGCCCTCTTTGGCCACAACTGAGAACATGGCTGACCTCATAGATGGTTACTGTCGCCTGGTGAACTCCACGGAGGCCTCTGTCATAGTCAGGACGTGCAAGAGGAGAGTGTCCAATATCGCTCTACCTGCCATCCCCacatg CAGGAGCAAGGAGGACTCTAGTGTAAGTGTTCACGGACGCCGTGTGG GTTCTGAGATCTACGCTGAGATCCCAGAAGGTAAAGAAGACCGTG agagCAGGTTCCGCCTGTCTAGAGATGACATCATTGTGGGACGCATCCTGGGGGAGGGCTTCTTTGGAGAGGTGCATGATGGGATGTATAAAAGCCCA acaggggagagagttcGAGTAGCAGTGAAGACGTGTAAGGACTGTAGTGACGAGGTGAAGGAGAAGTTTCTGAGTGAGGCTG TGTTGATGAAGAGTCTGGACCACCCCCACATCGTGCGCCTGATTGGGGCGATCGAAGAGGACCCTGTGTGGATCGTCATGGAGCTCTATGAatgtggggag ttggGGAACTACTTGGTTGAGAAGCAGCACAGTCTGAGCAGGGTGACTCTGGTCCTCTACAGTCTGCAGATCTGCAAAGCTCTGGCCTACCTGGAGGGCCTTAACATGGTGcacag AGACATAGCGGTGCGGAACGTTCTAGTGGCATCTTCTGACTGTGTGAAGTTGGGAGACTTCGGCCTGTCTCGCTACattgaggagcaggaggagtacTATAaag CGTCTGTGAGCCGATTGCCTATCAAGTGGATGGCCCCAGAGTCCATCAACTTCAGACGGTTCACCTCTGCTAGTGATGTCTGGATGTTTG gcgtgtgtgtgtgggaggtgctgTCTGTGGGGCAGCAGCCGTTCTTCTGGCTACAGAACGGGGAGGTGATCAaccagctggaggtaggggtgcgtctgccccagccccccctctgccccgggGAGCTCTACTCCCTGCTGACGCAGTGCTGGAGCTATGACCCCCACACACGGCCCCGCTTCACAAAGGTGGTCTGTGAGCTCAG tgatatATACAGGAAGATGGAAAAGCAGCAGGaaggtgacaggatgacagaaGCCCCCCCTAAG CCATCAAGGCCATCAAAGCCACCTGGTGTCCATGGGAACACTCTCCCTCCGGGCATGCGGATGGAG agacTAGGGTCTCTGCGTGGAAGCTCCGCTGCGCTCAATAGCTCCTCATGCGGTTGGAACACTGGTGGCTCCCTCCCACGGTCACTGCAGCGACAGATGAGCTTTGG ggagggagaggcagatgaGAGGCAggcgtgggagagagagagggtggaggacacACTGCGAAGACAGAAGCAGGAAATGCAATCTGACAAGCGGtggctggagcaggaggagaggctgcta GATCCATCTGTTAAACCAGATTTGGAGGTTCCTATg ctgccagagagggagacaggaggagcag GTGCTCCAGAGAAGCCTCCTAAGCCAGCAAGCCAACAG CAGATGCCCACTGCTGAGCTGGACCGATCAGGTGACCAGGTGTACCTTGGTGTCATGGCGATGGTGAAGGACGTGGTTGAGCTGAAGAACAAAGTCAACACACTGCCGGCCTCAGAGTATCCCAACGCTGTGAAG GCGGTGGCTTTAACTCTTCGTAGTTTGATTTGTAGTGTTGATGAGATCCTGCCATCCCTGCACAGCTCTGTAAGGACAGAG ATTGAGGGCACTGAGAGACTGCTGAATAAAGACCTGGGGGAGCTGATCAGTAAGATGCGATTGGCCCAGCAGAactctgtgacatcactgaAGGAGGAGTGCTGCAAGCAGATGCTTTCCGCCGCCCACACGCTGGCACTGGACTCTAAGAACCTGCTGGACGCCGTGGACCAGGCCCGGGTCAGAGCCAACCTGGCCAGACCAACGCCAGACTCACCGGGGCCAGACTCACCGAGGCCAGACTCACCAGGGCCAGACCCACCGGGGACAGACTCAGCCCAACCAAGTGCCACGGTTCTATGA